The following coding sequences are from one Diprion similis isolate iyDipSimi1 chromosome 9, iyDipSimi1.1, whole genome shotgun sequence window:
- the LOC124410178 gene encoding uncharacterized protein LOC124410178 — protein MDRPDLIARVFHQKVKELKAESIVKAVFRKCAAYVHVVEFQKQGLSHAHMLFWLEKDSKIRDADDVDKIVSAEIPDKTRYPLLHDIVKQCMIHDPFSQQNVDSPCMDTKTNRCEMTETLLFFMLREMGHVELLTIETLCRITRHDCAIVGMENVQEDCNIILAVHVEGEQVVYFEEGNEEVAIDENKESTLLAWFTLNTTDVDAQFTKWSKRKKFVKPVLSRMYFVSPKETERYFLRMLLSHIRGAQSFQDVRTNGGIMYPTDFEAAVARKLVTDDEEWDKCLSEASSLKFPTDMCRLFAYICVFSMPINARQLFEKYKSDFVNHHEYNEQYEQKALQAVKVSVNSLTKNQGVVFNAVMAAVRGVSSDKCICLDGLGSRGKSYLHDTIISTLNSENIVVLPVAWTGIAAHLLKGGRTAHLTFKLPFLLNEQSTCKIRVCDGQTDSKQRLLKIGDGVFSNSFEFNNEVVAIPTDILSKGNIVQEIFSESIDPQDLSTFSKVILAPTNTDVIAINNEILSKIKGSSVDYLSVDRASSYANISQAGSLKILK, from the exons ATGGATCGACCAGACCTTATAGCTAGAGTATTTCATCAGAAAGTTAAGGAGCTGAAAGCAGAATCAATCGTCAAAGCAGTATTTAGAAAGTGTGCTGCTTATGTTCATGTAgtcgaatttcaaaaacaaggCTTATCACATGCTCACATGTTGTTTTGGCTGGAGAAAGACAGCAAAATTCGAGATGCAGATGACGTTGACAAAATAgtttcggccgagatacccgaTAAGACAAGATATCCGTTACTGCACGACATCGTCAAACAATGTATGATTCACGACCCGTTCAGTCAACAAAATGTTGATTCACCTTGCATGGACACGAAAACAAATCGAT GCGAGATGACGGAAACCCTATTGTTTTTTATGTTAAGAGAGATGGGACACGTAGAACTGCTAACAATAGAGACGTTGTGCCGTATAACGC GTCATGATTGCGCGATTGTTGGAATGGAGAATGTGCAAGAAGATTGTAACATCAT ATTAGCAGTTCACGTAGAAGGTGAACAAGTAGTATATTTTGAAGAGGGTAATGAAGAAGTAGCCATAGATGAAAACAAGGAATCTACATTGCTCGCATGGTTTACTTTGAACACCACTGATGTCGATGCAC AATTCACAAAGTGGtcgaaacgaaagaaattcGTAAAACCTGTTTTGAGTAGAATGTACTTTGTGAGTCCTAAGGAAACTGAGCGTTATTTTCTGAGAATGTTGTTATCACACATTCGTGGAGCTCAATCATTTCAAGATGTGCGGACAAATGGTGGTATAATGTATCCAACCGATTTTGAAGCGGCAGTTGCGCGCAAATTAGTTACTGATGACGAGGAATGGGACAAATGTCTTTCCGAAGcgtcaagtttgaaatttccgaCCGATATGTGTCGATTATTTGCGTACATATGTGTATTTAGCATGCCGATTAATGCTCgccaattatttgaaaaatacaaatctGATTTTGTTAATCATCACGAGTATAACGAACAATACGAACAAAAGGCTTTGCaa GCAGTGAAAGTTTCCGTGAATAGTTTAACCAAAAATCAAGGCGTTGTATTTAATGCGGTTATGGCGGCAGTCCGTGGTGTATCTTCTGATAAGTGTATCTGTTTGGACGGTCTCGGTAGCAGAGGAAAGAGCTACTTACATGACACGATTATTTCTACGTTGAATAGTGAGAATATAGTCGTATTGCCTGTGGCATGGACTGGAATTGCAGCACACTTATTAAAAGGGGGCAGGACGGCTCACTTAACGTTCAAATTACCATTTCTTTTGAATGAACAATCAACGT GTAAGATTCGTGTGTGTGATGGACAAACGGATTCCAAGCAACGGCTTTTGAAAATTGGTGATGGAGTATTTTCTAATTCATTCGAATTTAACAATGAGGTTGTTGCTATTCCGACTGATATACTGTCGAAAGGAAATATTGTGCAAGAAATATTTAGTGAAAGTATTGATCCACAAGATTTATCAACTTTTAGTAAAGTTATTTTAGCCCCGACAAATACCGACGTTATTGccattaataatgaaatattgtcaaaaatcAAAGGTTCCAGTGTTGACTATCTGAGTGTGGATCGTGCCTCATCTTACGCCAATATTTCTCAAGCTGGGTCtctaaaaatactgaaataa
- the LOC124410179 gene encoding uncharacterized protein LOC124410179, whose amino-acid sequence MLNECGLILDISYRTSQEFTPKTTEVAKAMENTPQSHKHKSNVPNVSGHETVFACMLYFPEHFELIVVFVPISFTLAHKSATELSNYTSDADAKDLEHRNYRALVLEVEFHQVVDLERRYYGALVLKFKIHQVKDLERMSYGALVLDVGIHLVVNLERRNYGAFVLGVEFHQVVDLERRNYGALVLDNSPGQGPGANELRSACPGSRNSPGSIPGAQELRSASPEIQNSPGQGPGANELRSACPGSRNSPGRGPGAQELRCAGPRSRNSPGQVPGAERDFHTCS is encoded by the exons ATGTTGAATGAATGTGGTCTCATCCTTGATATATCATACCGTACCTCACAAGAATTCACACCAAAAACAACAGAAGTTGCAAAAGCTATGGAAAACACACCGCAATCCCA TAAACACAAATCCAATGTCCCAAATGTCTCGGGACATGAAACAGTATTTGCATGCATGCTTTATTTTCCGGAACACTTTGAATTGATCGTGGTATTTGTACCAATAAG TTTCACACTCGCTCACAAATCAGCAACAGAATTGTCCAATTATACCTCTGACGCCGAT GCCAAGGACCTGGAGCACAGAAACTACagagcgctggtcctggaagTCGAGTTCCACCAGGTAGTGGACCTGGAGCGCAGGTACTACGGAGCGCTAGtcctgaaattcaaaattcaccagGTCAAGGACCTGGAGCGGATGAGCTACGGAGCGCTTGTCCTGGACGTCGGAATTCACCTGGTAGTCAACCTGGAACGCAGGAACTACGGAGCGTTTGTCCTGGGAGTCGAGTTCCACCAGGTCGTGGACCTGGAGCGCAGGAACTACGGAGCGCTTGTCCTGGAC AATTCACCAGGTCAAGGACCTGGAGCCAATGAGCTACGGAGCGCTTGTCCTGGAAGTCGAAATTCACCAGGTAGTATACCTGGAGCGCAGGAACTACGGAGCGCTAGTCCTGAAATTCAGAATTCACCAGGTCAAGGACCTGGAGCCAATGAGCTACGGAGCGCTTGTCCTGGAAGTCGAAATTCACCAGGTCGTGGACCTGGAGCACAGGAACTACGGTGCGCTGGTCCTAGAAGTCGGAATTCACCAGGTCAAGTACCTGGAGCGGAGCGCGATTTTCATACGTGCTCTTGA